One window of Nitrospira sp. genomic DNA carries:
- a CDS encoding DsrE family protein, with translation MNSKKIGFLLALPPSHSSAETVHGLARAALDAGHDVYLYLIDEGVKNIHTEHYRELAQAGARVFACAYGCQQHHVPTATIDPKMSLCGLVVLSGIIDACDPFLSFT, from the coding sequence GTGAATTCAAAGAAGATAGGTTTCCTCCTGGCTCTTCCCCCATCACACAGTAGTGCTGAGACTGTTCACGGGCTTGCGCGCGCGGCCCTCGATGCCGGCCATGATGTCTATCTCTATCTTATTGATGAAGGCGTGAAGAACATCCACACCGAACACTACCGAGAGCTCGCCCAAGCAGGGGCCCGCGTTTTTGCATGTGCCTATGGGTGTCAACAACATCATGTTCCAACGGCGACTATTGATCCGAAGATGTCACTCTGCGGCCTCGTCGTGCTGTCTGGAATTATTGATGCCTGTGATCCGTTTTTGTCGTTTACCTGA